A window of the Bacteriovorax sp. PP10 genome harbors these coding sequences:
- a CDS encoding DUF58 domain-containing protein yields MVNWFKNYFYQRASNSKRVHPIYILPTLDGLKVVGLNLILLIMGLVYANNYVLLFNFILFCLFLGSMFYTHFNLSGLTLNSAQFPPLFVNENGVLNLNFTSTNAQGHYFIRPSFKSSRIKINEPQTTFPISSKESTTVKISVQGLKRGQENIQTIYIETLFPFNFFRCFTFFRIDQNCLIYPERSDLRLHDEVELIEESREEGDDFIIREYQVGDSLKRIDWKKLAQTNRWYTRQFQSAKPNPILLVLDKTPLEETLKSICFSMHILHQQNIKYGLKLEQKILISPENSPRHLNDCLRELARYET; encoded by the coding sequence AGAGTTCATCCGATTTATATTCTCCCGACTCTAGATGGTTTAAAAGTTGTTGGACTCAACCTGATTTTATTAATCATGGGATTAGTTTATGCCAACAACTACGTTCTCTTATTTAACTTCATTCTCTTTTGTCTTTTTCTTGGTTCAATGTTTTACACTCATTTTAACTTAAGTGGTCTGACTCTTAACTCTGCTCAATTTCCACCTCTTTTTGTAAATGAGAATGGTGTTCTCAATCTGAATTTTACTTCGACAAACGCTCAAGGCCATTATTTTATTCGTCCATCCTTTAAAAGCTCACGAATTAAAATCAATGAACCTCAAACGACATTTCCCATTTCTTCAAAAGAAAGCACGACGGTGAAAATTTCTGTCCAGGGCCTAAAACGTGGACAAGAAAACATTCAAACAATCTACATCGAGACATTATTTCCCTTTAACTTCTTTCGCTGTTTCACTTTTTTTAGAATTGATCAGAATTGCTTAATTTATCCAGAGCGCTCAGACCTAAGACTCCATGATGAAGTCGAACTCATCGAAGAAAGTAGAGAAGAAGGTGACGATTTTATCATCCGTGAGTATCAAGTAGGAGATTCATTAAAAAGAATCGATTGGAAAAAACTGGCCCAGACAAATCGTTGGTACACTCGCCAGTTTCAAAGTGCTAAACCTAATCCAATTCTTCTCGTTTTAGATAAGACTCCTTTAGAAGAAACTTTAAAGTCGATTTGTTTTTCAATGCATATACTTCATCAGCAAAATATCAAATACGGATTAAAGTTAGAACAAAAGATCCTAATCTCCCCTGAAAATTCTCCTCGCCATTTAAATGATTGTTTAAGAGAGCTTGCCCGCTATGAAACTTAA